In Candidatus Methylacidithermus pantelleriae, the genomic window ACTCTGTCAAAAGTTCTGCGCCAACCCTCCTCTGACACGCGGTGCCCAGGGGTATCGGCCCCGGACCCACCCCGCTTTTGAATCCTCGCTTTCAGGACTGAAGGTAAGGATCCCAGCTCATAATCCTAGGATCTGGTAGGGCACTTCCAATGGAAAAGTGATATATCACCTGCCAACGGCCGCCTTGTAAACCAAACCAAGCTAATGGCTCGCTATCGAAGAAACATCCGATACCGGTACCTGCGACCCCGCTTGCTTCTGCTTCCAGATAGAGCCACTGCCCCAGAAATCCAGCCTCCCAGTGAAGCTGTGCGTATCCGGAAATCCCTCCTTTGTAAAT contains:
- a CDS encoding nitroreductase family protein; this translates as LPPGLYLWARVPSHLRRLRQELASGFHWEKPARVPEGFPLFLLKEGDFRSRAARASCYQETAADGAFCLILFGRLEAAIYKGGISGYAQLHWEAGFLGQWLYLEAEASGVAGTGIGCFFDSEPLAWFGLQGGRWQVIYHFSIGSALPDPRIMSWDPYLQS